The nucleotide window AAAAAACTTGAATTTAGTCTACATAACAATGGTGTTAGAATTGTTCTTCCATTATACATTAGTTTAGTCAACTTGAATTTGATATGGCAGGGAATACATAATGTTGAGAAGCCTACAGATGGTAAATCCAATCAAAGTGCAACGGAGGAAGAAACTAACACCGAAGACAGAGAGAAGAGCTCTAGTTAGGAATAGTTCTAGTGCCATTGTTATCCTTTAATTTTGTATTGGTCTTCCATTTTTCCTTGAAAAAAAAATGATCTAAAAATGACTGAAAAAAAACCTTTCTCTACTGCTTGCAGAGACTTGTTAAGGTTTGGGCAGACATTTCCAAAAACAACAAGCACAAGAATCAAGCACATTTGCAAACAAAACGTGGCATCAGATTACATTTTTATTGCCCTGAATCGATAGAATTTtccaaactcaaaaaaaaaaaaaaataaagaaacaaagaaaggcATAAAATTTCAGGCATGAAATCAGTTAAAATTTGGACAAGTAAAGAacaagaacaaaaaaaaattgttttttaaaTGAAGATGCCATACCTTGCGAAGAGTAATGAGATCCTGAGATAGAGAGAAAGATAGGAAACGAAACAGCAGCGTGTAAAATTTGCCTGAGAAGAGAAGATATGTGACGGAAATTGGGAAGAGGAAGTTGAAAAAATATTATAAGAAGTTGAAgaatggaagaagaagaagaagaaaacttaCCTGGATGAAGAACGAGAgatggaaaatgtcttacagaaaTGAAATCGGTAAGACATTTTCCCCAAATTGAAGGTTATTTTACATTTGTAAAATGTTTTCATGCTTCCAAACACCGTAAAAGCAAGAAAACAATTTACGGaagacattttccttgcttccAAACGGACCCAAAAATACAattcttactcaaaaatacaaaaatggtATATAACAGCGAGCAAGGTTGAATCTACAAAGgttaataaaacaattaaaaataaaaagggaattctaaagttaaaaattaaaattaaaactgtGGAAAGGAAGaccataaataaaatttaaaaaatcaataagatgaaaatcttaattttgaaatttgcaAGGAAGTTGAACTAAAAAGGCAGAAAATGCTGGATCAAGAACCTTGGATTTTCCATTCCTGGGAGTGTATAAGCTTAttttttccccttcttttttcaCATGTGAAGTCTGAACATTAATACAAATCTTAATCTATATCCAATTAAAAGACATGTTCTTCTaaacattctgaaattttttggTGGAAAAGCGGATAGCGCTTCGTTTTGTTGCTCTGCCTCCGATGACTGTCACCAATTTCCACTGGTGGTCTGAAGAGCTTGATCTTCTCAAATCTACTAAATTAGATAACATACAAAGGCAACAACAGCAGCAGCATGGAAAACAAATAAGCTCCAGAAACcaatgtgtgttttggactaaTTATAAAGAGGTTCTTAAATTTTAgtcaaaaatcaataaaaaatacaaaaatcaataaaaaatatcATGTGtcgtaatttaattaattaatgtgtCACGTTATAATTTATTAGAGAAAAATAGaagattttaattaaaattactagtttgaataattattttatttggaATAACTAaactgaattttttaaaaaaaccaaaaacatTTCCGTATTTTAAAGTAATATTGAGTATAATTTACCCAATATTTTTATTGTCGTTGTGATAAAATTCTAGTCTTTCATtgaaaattttgtatatttgaattgatatttttatatttgaatatttaattctagattcaattaatttataaattaataagttGGAAATTTTTTAATTTGGATTTATTAACATTATATTTGAGAAATTTAATTGGGTTGGGTTATTTCATTTTTGAGGTGATTTATATAAGGGTATTCGGCCTTTAAATATTGGGTTGGGTACAAATATTGAGTTAGATTTATATGATGCTTAATTAATTTATTGGATTTGGATATTCAAAatcgaaaattgaataaattaaaataattcgaaTTTAAAATGGTATTTATAATGAATAAAACTGAATTACTTAATTGGTTTTCGATCATCGATATTTGTTTTTATAGGTCTAGTAGACTCAATttgcattttataacttttgGGCTTCGAAATCAAATTTAAAAGCAGTGTTTGTCTGAGGGCCCAACCGTTTAAAACAAGCCCAAATTTGAGTCATATATTTGAGCCTGAAACTCAACAATCCAATTCTACAGCCCAGTTTTgattgtttttctttttgaagTTTTTTTCTCCCAATAATTGTCTCTCCCTGGTTCCGATGCTTCCTTTGTTGGATTTCTGGGTTGATCTTTGGCTTTTCAGTTTTCAGTCGCCTCTTCCTCACTCTGCCTGCTCGATCCCTTCTCTCTTTCTCTAACTACAATATAAACAAAACTGTAAAGCTTGattatttgattttctttcaTCAATAATATTATTTCTCTTGTTTTTGGTAAATTGTTGTCCTAATTAATCGAAGATGGCGAGCACTCACGTGACTAAGCGAGCTAAGTATAAGACCACAATCAAGGATCCAGGAACTCCCGGTACTCTTAGAATGGTActcattttattttgtttatttttattgaatttatttacTGAATTTCAAATTTGTCAATGTTGAAAAAGAATAATGAACTGATGTTTACAGTTCATATTCTTTTTTacgaaatttgaaatttatacGCATTGTATTTACTGAtagatatttttaaattttattttcacttttttggAATTATATAGGATATTTTTAAAGTTCGTGGTGTGTTTTGttgtattaatatatgaatttttatgTTGTAATGGTTGAATAATTATTGAATGATTCGAAGAAATAATTATCTAAGTAACTTTGCTTTGTACAGACGTTTGAGAAAATTTTATTTGTGCCTCATAATCCTAAATCAGCTGGAAAGCTTGATGTGGAGTTTCGATACATTAAAGGTAAATTGCTGTGTGTAATTTGGTATGAATGCAAGCTATCGTACTGTCTAAATAATGCTGCTTAAATGGTGAGATTTGCAGGCCAAAAGCATACGAAGGAAGGATCAAATAAGCCGCCATGGCTTAATCTTACTAACAATCAGGTATCTTTGTTTATGTTGATTAAATATATGTTTCCTATCGGGTTGGATAATCATTGTTTTGGTTATTGATTTATTTTAGTCTTTATTTAGATTGAATCCAAATGCTTTTTTTATGGATCAATGATATGTTGAAATTTTCTTTATGTGTTGTTTTCAGAATGGGAGTTTCATCTTTGAGTTCGAAAATTATTCAGATCTCCAAGAATGTCGAGATTTTGTGGGTAAGTTACATGTTCAAGTCAAATGAGTTTGGCACAATATGGTTCTAGGATTTTATTAAGGATTTGCTTTCATGTTTTTCCTTGTTCTTAGCAGTTGTCATGCatgtttttgaattttgaatttcttttttttttttgtaaattgttTGAGAACGAATTTTCCTTTTCTATTCCTCCTTATTAACATGAGTAGCTAATCAATGGTGTTAATTTGTTCTTGCCTTTTATTTTAGGCATTAAagattcttttctcttctcttaaCAAGTGTATAATTCTGTTTAATTTCTATCCTTAGCCCTTATGGGCCTGAGGTGGTTTTAAGTAAAAACTTAAAAATCCCCTTTTCTCTTCTCCTTTATTTTCACTCTTCTACGCTTTGCATGTTACATTGTATTAATTGAAGTTTTAGCACACTTGTTTCAAGATATGATGTTTGTTTATCATGAATAGGAAAAGTTCTTGCAAAGGGTGGAGAAGTTTCTGAAAAACCGACTGTTGCATATCCTGATGAGCAACTCAGTGCCGCTGAAATGGAGCTGCGAATTAAGTTATTACAGGAAGATAGGTAAATTTACCTTTTTGTGTCAAACCAGTTTGTGTTGTGAATGCCAACTGGGTTGGCTTGAGGATTTGAAGAGGCTTACTTAAGAAAACATAAGAAAAAGTTTAAGGTGAGAGGGAAAATAGGAAAAAACATGCTGCAAGGGGAAGTAATTAATATAGTGGTGGTTTACAGGATTAAGTTTTTGCTTGGAAGGATTTCAGATAGATAAGGGAACTTTTAGTCGGGCTGTGGTTTATAAAAATGTAAGTCATGTTGATATTAGATAAATTGTAAACCATAACTTCTAGAGGGAGTTAAAACATATTACAAGGTGTTGATAGTAAGTTTGCTCTGAAATAATCTCCTTGTGTCTTTTTAGAAGATATGTCATTTTGTATCtttgtaaatatgaaaattttagcaaCAAAAAATTTCATTTGTTCTTATGCATGATTAGTGGAACGAAAAATATGTTAGTTTGAAATGGACACAGGATGTCATACATGATAGCCTTTTATATGTATATCTACATCATTTAAGCCTAATAGGATAAATAAGGTAATGATCATGTGAGTTGTGTTGTGACAACTACTTAAGTATTCTGAGCAgattcacatgtaaaataaaatTCTTAACTGAATGTGTGTTTTAAACATTTTCTTATTATATGTCATTGGCTTTTCTTTTCTTGAAAGTCTCTACTGCTGCTTGGCTGGGTTCTTTGCTACTGGATGGAACTTCCTGAGCTGATAAGAACTTCCTAAATGACATTTCTTCTTCTCAGTGAACTGCAGAAACTTCACAAGCAATTTGTGCTAAGTGGTGTCCTCACAGAAACTGAGTTTTGGGCAACACGAAAGGTTAAGTGCACATTAGGCCTTTGTTTTCTTCAGTGGAGACTGTTATATTGgaataaatattaaaatcttCCTCTGCATAAATTGCAGAAGTTGTTGGATAGAGAAGCCAGCAAAAAGACAAAACAGCGGCTGGGTTTCAAAAGTGCAATGATTTCTGACATCAAACCATCAACTGATGGTCGGGTACAACCTTTCTCTCTTTCACTCTCACTAACAATTGCATACTTGCTCACATCTTTCCCATCCCATGTGCCTATGTCTCACTCACAAGATCAATTACCATATATTAGTTCATTTAATGTCATTTTCCAAGTAAGTTGGGTACAGAAGATTTATATTATCTTTATCCTGCTGTTATGCAGACAAACAAAGTCACATTTAATTTGACACCGGAGGTCATTCTTCAAGTATGgtatctttttcattttttctttctttcattatATTTAGTTAATGCCAAGAGCCTATTTAAACTTATCTTGTTTCTTAAATTTTGTTTCTACTATTATTAGTTTAATCATTAGTCTTTGGCTGTCAGACTTGGTGTAAGTATAACCAATGCTTGATGATATGTGACAGATATTTGCGGAGAAGCCAGCTGTTCACCGTGCATTCTTAAGTTATGTTCCTAACAAGGTACCTGGAGCATTGAAACAATTCTTTTCTTCTAGCAGTTGGCCTATAAACAATGACCCTATTGGTATATTGGCTATTTGAAGATGACCATTAGGTATGATTCATTCTGCATGTTTTCCGTATGCCCtactgtcttttttttttttgttttttttttggtttatagATGTCAGAAAGGACTTTCTGGACAAAATATTTTAGAGCAGAATACCTACATAGTACGAAAAACAGTATTGCTGCTGCAGCAGAGGCTGCTGAAGATGAGGAACTTGCTGTATTTCTAAAGCAGGATGACATATTGGCAAGTGAGGCGCGGAAGAAGGTGCTATTTGTTCTTTCttcaccccccccccccccaaaactGGAATAATCCTTGATGTAGACAAGTAGGAGGAACAGATAGAATATGGAAATCAAGAGAGAAAATCAGAAATAGATAGAAGCAATTAGAGGGAAACAGAAGAGATTGAAGGAGAAACAGAAGAACTTAGGAAGAGAACCAGACAGAACCTTTAGTGGCAAATCTCAATAATTCAATGTTCAATATCCAAAACCTTGACCTGGTAAATTGGACACGACATGAACACGATATTGAAAAAATAACTAAAACATGACATGACACGAAACAGTGACACAAATGTACTAATAtgtcaaaatttatataaatatataatactttaAACTTGACCATGGAATTGAAAAGTTACACGAATATGTTGCGGATGCATGAACAGCTAGGTTTGCAAAACCCAATTGAAACTAAAATAGGTACTTACAATTACCTTAAAACcctagtaaaatttaaaaaagaaaaaccaaTTATAACCTCAAAGTAACCTTGAATAGCCTTGACAGCTATAAACATTACAATCGAAGTCATAAAATACCTAGTAAACATAATCTCCTAACTGGGATATCTTGTTCTccgttgatttttttttttctcctgTGAATAATACCATGAATGAGGATGGTCCTTACCCTTTTGTATAATGTGTTCTTTGCAGATCCGGCGGGTTGACCCAACTCTGGACATGGAGGCTGATGAGGGTGATGATTATACACATCTTCCGGTATGTTCGATGCTATCACTTAAGTgaattaattcattttgtaacTGCTTTTTAGAGGTTTGCTTTTTGATAATTTGAAGATAAAAGTGAATTTTTTTGTTTCATTTATCAAGTTTGACCCCTGGGTCATGTATGTTTGTTTAAGGTTTGTAATGGATGAATTCTACAGTTTTAACTTTAgggaaaataaaaaatcatatctgTTTATGTTTCTTAACCTGCAGGATCATGGGATTTTACGTGAAGGTAGTAAGGAAATGACAGAATCACAAAATGAGCTATACAAAAGATCTCTATCCCAGGATATTAACCGGCATGCTGCGGTTGTTCTTGAGGGAAGAGCTGTAGGTAAAGGCTTTCCCTTGAATTTATTTACCACTGcagaatttatttattatttatttttttcttgcacatatatatatatatattggtttagTAATGGCTTTCTGATACTTGATGTCCAGTTTTTCTTTTTGAGAACATACATGTCTCATTGGATTGCATCTGCTCTATGAATTTGAATGTAGATGTGGAGTTGGAAGACACGAAGGCTGTAGCAGAAGCACTTGCTCAGTCAAAACAGAGTTCGTATTGGTTTTCTCCTAATTTATTTTACAACTGTGGTTTTATGCTGTAGAATAGGTATTTATGTTCTATGGGTATTTATGTTCTATCTTTGCATTAGAATCATCAAATAAGGGAGAATCTGATGGGGATACAAGCCGTGAGAGGTTAGATAGGTTATCAAGGATGACTGAAATAGAAGATCTTCAGGGACCAAATACTCTTCCACTAGCACCACTTTGCATTAAGGTGACTCCTGTGATCATGTGGTTTTAATAGATGCTTTTCTGTAGATACCTTATTTGTGTGTGCCCAAAACCAGGACCCTCGAGATTATTTTGATTCTCAACAAGCTAATGCACTTAGAAGTTCTGGAGATGCACTTGgtgaaattaaacaaataaaatgcgGTTTGAGCACCCAGGAGGTGTATGGTTCTTTAAGGGAGTCCATCTCATCGATTAGAGCTATGGGGTTGAAGGAGCCTATTGTCAAACCTGAAGTTGCTCATCAAGTAACGGCAATATTTTCATGGTGCTTGTTAATAATGGGAAGTGTTGGATATAAGAACTAACAGTGAAACTTTATCATACAGGTTTTTGATGCTTTGACCAATAGTATCTCCAACACCAAATATCATATTGGGAAAAATCCTCAAGAGAGTGTTCTGGACAGACTTCCGAGGAAAACTAAGGAGGAGCTATTGCATGTGAGATTTCTTTGTTAGTGTACTTGATATAGTTGCATTTTATACAATGGATTTTGGAGCATTACCTGTTCTGCCTTAACCCTTATGGCTGTGCATCTTTATTttgcttaatttgataattttatttctaGACTTTGGTTTGCTTATAGAGAACTTCTGAATGTTTCCAGCATTGGACATCAATCCTTGAACTACTCAAACATTTTTGGGCATCATATCCTATCACCACCACTTACCTCTATGTGAAGGTAAATGCTGCACTTATTGTTATAAAAAAGCCTGGAGCTGGCTAACTACCTTATTAATGAAGGTTGATGATGTTTGCTCTCAATGGATGAAAATtcaagttttaaataaattttcaaaCTGGTTGTGTTAGTCCTGAACTCTCTCCTTCTGTCCTGCATATAATGATAGACACCCACAGAGTCAGAGAGAAGGAAAAATTTTGTTACAAAAGAACCATTTCTTCAAACAAGAAGCTAGGCTGCTTTTGAGTATTTGCAAGGAAAatctgtcttttttttttctcagacATTTTTTGTTTTCAGAAATGCTGTGTATTTTATCTGTTATTAACAGTATCCTGAAAGCTGATGACGACCATAAATGAAAGGATTGCATTCTGAATGTTAATCTCAATGTGATTGACTTTCTTGAttataaattttttcttttcataaATCTGTCATTCTGAATTGTTGTTCATTCGGTAACTGTATGCAGGTAAACAGATTAAAGGATGCCATGTCAAATATCTATCCACAGCTAGAGGTAAATgtcagaaaaataaaaaatggagaAGTTTCTTCACTCAACTTTCCAATTCTACCCTTTCTGCAGTTATTTTGTCTAATTTACCTCCTGTACCCTTCTCTTATCTTCCTGGCTTGAGTGATGCTGAAGCATAATttctttgaatgatttgttgaagaTGCTTTGCCTTTACCTCTATTTTGGATAcacttaattttaataatttataagtcCGCCATAAAATTCAGGAGATTAAGGGATCTGTCCCATCAGAGCTTCGGCATCAGGTTTCCCTCCTTGTTCGTCCAATGCATCAGGTGTGAACTTTTCTTATTTCTTAGTTCAAGTCCGGAAAAATGAAAGGGAGAATTCAGAGGAACTATATGAGTTAAACTGCTAGGCAGTAGTAGTTTCACTTATTCTTGTGAACTTTGGGCTCCGAAGTTAAACTACTGGCTTGCATATGCTGGTTTTGGATCGGGGCATTCTAATTCCATTAGCCTCATGAGCAGATGTTATTAGCAGCACATGCAGGTGCAGTCATGACTCGTGTTCTATGGGATGAAATCAGCTCCTATACATTCCGGAGCCAGCGAGCAATGCCTATTGGGGCATATCATTAATCAAAGTTGGTTAATTAGGTTGAACTATTTTCTGAAGTTTGCTCCTGTTGAATATGACTTGTGCAGGCTCTAGATGCTGCTATTCAACATTATGAAGCAAGCATGCAGAAGAGATCCGCACAAAGTGGAGAGAGACCAAACGGATATGTGTAGGGAAACATTACTGTTGTCGCAATACATGTCTTCTTCTTGCATACACCTGTATAACTGCACCCCCAATGTGGTGGGTGTTTTGCCGTCTAGGCTCTCAAAAAGAGCCAAAGATCAATTTTGTTACGGATGGGGTTTTAATTTTGCCCCTTTGACGTCAAAACAAACATCACAGTTACATATGCAACATTTTTCGGAAATTACTCGATGAGAAGAGCCTTGTGCATCTTTTGTGGCAGGATACTCTCATCAAGCCTGATTTCTTTCGATTTGTATTGCAATAACTGATTAGGGTTAAGTATTTTGGTCTTCTCTAGCTATGAGTAATCCTTTAAGCTTTAAATTCTAGCTGGATTGAGCTAAACATTTAAGACGAAAGTTCCATCAAACAAGTGAATTGTTTTTGAGTCTTGAGTTTTTTAACTTTCCAGGAATTTCTTATATTCTTATGATCTCTATTTTGGTTGAGTATTATGTTAATCTCTATTTCTTTAATACTTTAGGTCATATTTCTGACCCCAGGAAATGTGTCAAAATTGTTTAATCAAAGTAACAACCTTATTTTAAAAGtcatctctttttttttattacaacttaaaagtCATCTTTTGACTTGTCATTTGAAGCAAGGGAATTTTCCAATGAAATTACCTTATATTTTTCCTACCTCATCATTTATTATCATATCGGTAAGTTGCAGACTCCCTTGGTTACTCAGAGTGGTAATTAAATTCTTATTTTTGGAATCATTCTGTCGTAACCAAttccaaaatgaaaaataaatcaaatcCAATGCGTGgaatttcattattttagtttttagatttgtttgGACAGACTGTAAGGTTAAAAATAGTGTTAAGACATTCATACAAGATAATATTTAAGCCATTCAGACAAAAATATATCAATAAATTATTTTGtaagtatttttgtaattttaaaattttaataaaaattctaaTATATTAGCgatttaatcaatttatttaaagattaaataaaatttaaatacactTGAATGATTTAAAGGAAAAGGCGAAATAATGTCTACCTTTTATGATCTAGTGGTTCTAGTGAAAGCTTTCCCCTCGGTTCTTCATAAGattcatcttatttttatttgattgaccaatataaaaaaaaaggactaaattatagattaaatttattataagGGATTAAAAGGGAAGTTCAgcttttattttgtaatttttatttgtattattgaATTATGATACATCGTATTCGAATAGTGGTAAAGGTGAAGTATATGTGTTTGACCGTATCCAATTAGCCATCTCTCAAGAACAAAAAGGAAGTACAGAAAATGAATGAAATTCCAAAATTACCCATTTCCCAAATAAAGACCATCGAAAGACCTTGCTTTCTCCTCGCTTCTCTTCACTGTAATAAAATCACCAAATAAAATCAAcccaaaaaatagagaaaaaatcTTTCTCCGAGTTTCGCCTTTCTCGTTCCTCTTGTTTTCGTAAGCTTGTTTACCTCTCAATTTCATAGCTATGACTGTTATGGCCCCTGCTCCTATCGATGtactctttctctctttctctctatttttactccttttttatgatttttttgattaattgatttttttttggagttttttagggtttttctttgTCCAATTTGGTTTCTTGATGGATCTGATTCTTCTGATTTAATAAATTCTTTTTTGAAATTTTCCTTGATTTTTTAGCAACAAGAAGACGAGGAAATGCTCGTCCCACAGTCTGATTTGACCGACAATCACCAGCCCATGGAAGgtatttttttttgttgttttgagaAATTTACTTCTTTGATTCGCTTACATCAATGCAAGTTCCGAAATTttctacctttttttttttgggtagaCTGAAAAGAGGGTTTAATTTGATTATGATCTTTGTGATTTATATCTTAATTGTTAGTTGTAGCGCAACCCGAAGCTGCAAATACTGTGGAAAATCAACCAGTTGAGGATCCTCCTTCATCAAGATTCACTTGGAGGATTGAAAACTTCTCTAGGTTAAACGCTAAGAAGCATTATTCTGAAGTCTTCGTTGTCGGTGGTTATAAATGGTATATCTCTTTCCCTTGTTGATATTGCTACTGTTCTTTCTTTCGTTATATTTTTTGGCGATGATAATTGATGATTTGATACTTCTGGTTTGAACTACTTAGGCGAATACTGCTATTTCCAAAGGGAAACAATGTGGATCATTTGTCTATGTATTTGGATGTTGCTGACTCAGCAAGCTTACCCTATGGGTGGAGTAGATATGCCCAGTTCAGTTTGGCAGTAGTTAAtcaaattcataataaatattctatCAGAAAAGGTATTACCCTTTAAGTAGATGATCTGTACACTGTTTCAGTATTTTCTTCCGTTGGTATTATAACATCAAATTAGTTTGTTTCTGGATTTCATTGAATCAGTTTTGTTTTGCTATGATCAATACCAGCTCTAGAACATCCTTATTTGTGATGTTGTTTCATCATTTAGGAGTTATGCTTTTGTTACTCTGTAAACAGTCTAATGTAGATTTGATGCAATAAAAGGCAGGTTATCTCTGATTACTAATCAGGTTAAAAAGAAAATGTGGCCTTTATGATGCCCTTTTTTTCAATATGGAGTTCTTGATATCATTGTCATTTCTGATGATTGAATGACATGACTAAACTTGGCTGATTTTAAGATTTTTTGTCCTTTTTCTTTGGTACAATCCCCTTTTTCCTTGTGACCATAGTGCTCTCCTTGCATGTATAGCATCTGACTAATGTTCAGTTCCATTCCCCCCCCCCCTCCGATGAATCTGTAGGTTGTGCACTAGTGTAGCTTTTAGTACCATGTTCATGTCTTAGTTTTCTCTAGTATCTTTCTGTAACTTGATGTGAATTTGGTCATACCATTGGAGAGAATAATGATAAGCTTATTAAATTTGCACCTGACTTGGATTTTTACAGACACACAGCACCAGTTCAATGCACGAGAAAGTGATTGGGGTTTTACATCCTTTATGCCCCTCGGCGAGTTATATGATCCTTGCAGAGGGTATCTTGTGAATGACACTTTGATTGTTGAAGCAGAGGTGGTTGTCCGCAGGATTGTTGATTACTGGACATATGACTCAAAGAAGGAAACTGGTTATGTTGGACTTAAAAATCAAGGAGCAACATGTTACATGAATTCTCTGCTTCAAACTCTGTATCACATTCCTTACTTCAGGAAGGTAAGTACTGATGCTCCATGTCTTGTTGAACGGATGTGTTGATGGATCACTTTTGCTAATGCTTCTGATGTTATATTTCAGGCAGTGTATCATATGCCTACAACTGAGAATGATATGCCATCAGGAAGCATCCCTCTTGCTCTGCAGAGTTTATTTTACAAACTCCAGTACAGTGACAGCAGTGTTGCAACAAAAGAGCTGACCAAATCTTTTGGATGGGACACACATGATTCTTTCATGCAGCACGATGTTCAAGAACTTAATAGAGTTCTGTGTGAAAAACTTGAAGATAAAATGAAGGTAAAAAGCTTCAATGATCTTTAACCATGAGTTCATTCTAATGTGAAATTGAAGTAAATTTTGTTTGCTTCTGTT belongs to Gossypium arboreum isolate Shixiya-1 chromosome 7, ASM2569848v2, whole genome shotgun sequence and includes:
- the LOC108475724 gene encoding general transcription and DNA repair factor IIH subunit TFB1-1-like isoform X1 codes for the protein MASTHVTKRAKYKTTIKDPGTPGTLRMTFEKILFVPHNPKSAGKLDVEFRYIKGQKHTKEGSNKPPWLNLTNNQNGSFIFEFENYSDLQECRDFVGKVLAKGGEVSEKPTVAYPDEQLSAAEMELRIKLLQEDSELQKLHKQFVLSGVLTETEFWATRKKLLDREASKKTKQRLGFKSAMISDIKPSTDGRTNKVTFNLTPEVILQIFAEKPAVHRAFLSYVPNKMSERTFWTKYFRAEYLHSTKNSIAAAAEAAEDEELAVFLKQDDILASEARKKIRRVDPTLDMEADEGDDYTHLPDHGILREGSKEMTESQNELYKRSLSQDINRHAAVVLEGRAVDVELEDTKAVAEALAQSKQKSSNKGESDGDTSRERLDRLSRMTEIEDLQGPNTLPLAPLCIKDPRDYFDSQQANALRSSGDALGEIKQIKCGLSTQEVYGSLRESISSIRAMGLKEPIVKPEVAHQVFDALTNSISNTKYHIGKNPQESVLDRLPRKTKEELLHHWTSILELLKHFWASYPITTTYLYVKVNRLKDAMSNIYPQLEEIKGSVPSELRHQVSLLVRPMHQALDAAIQHYEASMQKRSAQSGERPNGYV
- the LOC108475724 gene encoding general transcription and DNA repair factor IIH subunit TFB1-1-like isoform X2, whose amino-acid sequence is MASTHVTKRAKYKTTIKDPGTPGTLRMTFEKILFVPHNPKSAGKLDVEFRYIKGQKHTKEGSNKPPWLNLTNNQNGSFIFEFENYSDLQECRDFVGKVLAKGGEVSEKPTVAYPDEQLSAAEMELRIKLLQEDSELQKLHKQFVLSGVLTETEFWATRKKLLDREASKKTKQRLGFKSAMISDIKPSTDGRTNKVTFNLTPEVILQIFAEKPAVHRAFLSYVPNKMSERTFWTKYFRAEYLHSTKNSIAAAAEAAEDEELAVFLKQDDILASEARKKIRRVDPTLDMEADEGDDYTHLPDHGILREGSKEMTESQNELYKRSLSQDINRHAAVVLEGRAVDVELEDTKAVAEALAQSKQKSSNKGESDGDTSRERLDRLSRMTEIEDLQGPNTLPLAPLCIKDPRDYFDSQQANALRSSGDALGEIKQIKCGLSTQEVYGSLRESISSIRAMGLKEPIVKPEVAHQVFDALTNSISNTKYHIGKNPQESVLDRLPRKTKEELLHHWTSILELLKHFWASYPITTTYLYVKVNRLKDAMSNIYPQLESAIKFRRLRDLSHQSFGIRFPSLFVQCIRL
- the LOC108475724 gene encoding general transcription and DNA repair factor IIH subunit TFB1-1-like isoform X3, coding for MASTHVTKRAKYKTTIKDPGTPGTLRMTFEKILFVPHNPKSAGKLDVEFRYIKGQKHTKEGSNKPPWLNLTNNQNGSFIFEFENYSDLQECRDFVGKVLAKGGEVSEKPTVAYPDEQLSAAEMELRIKLLQEDSELQKLHKQFVLSGVLTETEFWATRKKLLDREASKKTKQRLGFKSAMISDIKPSTDGRTNKVTFNLTPEVILQIFAEKPAVHRAFLSYVPNKMSERTFWTKYFRAEYLHSTKNSIAAAAEAAEDEELAVFLKQDDILASEARKKIRRVDPTLDMEADEGDDYTHLPDHGILREGSKEMTESQNELYKRSLSQDINRHAAVVLEGRAVDVELEDTKAVAEALAQSKQKSSNKGESDGDTSRERLDRLSRMTEIEDLQGPNTLPLAPLCIKDPRDYFDSQQANALRSSGDALGEIKQIKCGLSTQEVYGSLRESISSIRAMGLKEPIVKPEVAHQVFDALTNSISNTKYHIGKNPQESVLDRLPRKTKEELLHHWTSILELLKHFWASYPITTTYLYVKVNRLKDAMSNIYPQLEALDAAIQHYEASMQKRSAQSGERPNGYV